In Macadamia integrifolia cultivar HAES 741 chromosome 13, SCU_Mint_v3, whole genome shotgun sequence, one DNA window encodes the following:
- the LOC122059119 gene encoding uncharacterized mitochondrial protein AtMg00860-like, which produces MEVLIKEMMDNGIIRNSHSPFSSLVLLVKEKDGIWRFCVDYRALNAATIKDKFPIPTIDELLDELQGASILVYSTYLADHVIHLQQVLRCLKENQLFAKLSKCSFGKSSIDYLGHVVSAHGVALDKDKIEAMLIWLVPKDLKSLRSFLGLTGYYRRFVRNYASIAVPLSDLLKRDCFRWNDDATTAFNRMKVAMTSLLVLALPDFNVTFELETNASGLGNGALRNGGNI; this is translated from the exons ATGGAGGTATTGATTAAAGAAATGATGGATAATGGCATTATTCGAAATAGCCACAGCCCATTCtcttctctagttcttcttGTGAAAGAGAAAGATGGCATATGGAGATTCTGTGTTGATTACAGGGCTCTAAATGCAGCGACTATCAAGGACAAGTTTCCAATTCCAACAATTGATGAATTGTTAGATGAACTGCAAGGAGCTTCAATATTGGTTTATAGCACTTATCTTGCTGATCATGTTATTCATCTCCAACAAGTTTTACGGTGCCTTAAAGAGAATCAGTTGTTTGCTAAACTTTCCAAATGCAGTTTTGGTAAGTCTTCTATTGATTACTTGGGACATGTGGTGTCAGCTCATGGGGTTGCGCTTGACAAAGATAAGATTGAAGCTATGCTCATTTGGTTAGTACCTAAGGATTTGAAGAGCTTGCGTAGTTTTTTGGGCCTCACAGGTTACTACAGAAGATTTGTGAGGAATTATGCATCAATTGCTGTTCCATTATCTGATCTCCTTAAAAGGGATTGTTTCCGCTGGAATGATGATGCTACAACTGCATTTAATAGAATGAAAGTAGCTATGACAAGCTTACTAGTCCTGGCATTACCTGATTTCAATGTGACTTTTGAACTAGAAACTAATGCATCAGGATTGGGGAATGGGGCT CTAAGAAATGGAGGCAATATCTGA